In Myxococcota bacterium, the DNA window GCACGCGCTGCGGCGTGAGCCCTCCCGCCGCCGACGCACTGCTCACCGAAACCCTCGCGGGCTCCCGCGAGGCGGGGCTCTGGGCGCTGATCGAGGCGCGGGCCGCGGTGTCGCCCGACGCGGTCTTCCTGGTCGGTGAGGGAAACTTGCATCTCACCTTCGCGGGCTACCGCGATCGCGCCGAGCGCGTGGCGGCTGCGCTGGCGTCCCGTGGCGTCGGGTCCGGGACCCCTGTGTCCTGGATGCTCCCTACGAGTGTCGAGGCGATCGTGCTGTGCGGCGCACTCGCGCGGCTCGGAGTGATCCAGAATCCGGTCCTGCCGATCTATCGCGAGCGAGAGACGCGCTTCGTGCTCGGTCAGACCGGGGCACGGGCGCTGTTCGTACCGCCCAAGTTTCGCGGCTTCGACTACGGGTCGATGGCGCGCACGCTCGCCGCCGAGTCGCCACACCTCGATGTCTACGAGATCGGCGAGCTGCCCGAAGCCGATCCTGCCGAGCTGCCGCCGCCGCCCGCTGACACGGAAGCCCGCACGACGCGCTGGGTCTTCTACACGTCGGGCACCACGGCCGATCCGAAGGGCGCGCGCCACACCGACGCGGCGCTGATCGCGACCCACGCGGGCATGGCCCGTGCGCTCGATCTCCGCGCCGACTCGCGGGTGGCGCTCGTGTTTCCCGTGACCCACGTCGGTGGGGTGGGCTGGTTGATCGCGAGCTTTCTCTCCGGCTGTACCCACATCGTGGTGCCCGCCTTCGTGCCCGACGCGACGATCCCGCTGCTCGCCCGCCACGGCGTGACCCACGCGGGTGCGGGCACGGCGTTCCACCAGGCCTACCTGGCCGCCCAGCGTGCCCAGCCCGACACGCCCGTGTTTCCCGAGGTCGTGGCGTTTCCCGGCGGTGGAGCACCCAAGC includes these proteins:
- a CDS encoding AMP-binding protein — its product is MSPPAADALLTETLAGSREAGLWALIEARAAVSPDAVFLVGEGNLHLTFAGYRDRAERVAAALASRGVGSGTPVSWMLPTSVEAIVLCGALARLGVIQNPVLPIYRERETRFVLGQTGARALFVPPKFRGFDYGSMARTLAAESPHLDVYEIGELPEADPAELPPPPADTEARTTRWVFYTSGTTADPKGARHTDAALIATHAGMARALDLRADSRVALVFPVTHVGGVGWLIASFLSGCTHIVVPAFVPDATIPLLARHGVTHAGAGTAFHQAYLAAQRAQPDTPVFPEVVAFPGGGAPKPPELHFDIQRELGGVGIVSGYGLTECPIVAMGRVSDPPEQLAHSEGRRNPATAEIRIVGAAEAECAPGEEGEIRVRGPQLFKGYLDADLDAAAFDAQGFLRTGDLGSLDAQGYLRVTGRLKDVIIRKGENISAKEVEDLLYQHPQVEDVAVIGLPDPALGERCCAVVACSGEVLGFDAMVRFLKDAGLMMQKIPEQLEIVDRVPRNPAGKLEKQALRERFGSTGAG